The following are encoded in a window of uncultured Pseudomonas sp. genomic DNA:
- a CDS encoding glycosyl transferase, with translation MSQQHWAGQRERGSFILMKFTAWLARLLGRRLISPLLYLIVLYFYLFGGKARRSIQQYQRNLATWSGRAELHPSRRSVFRHFMSFADTLLDKLDVWNGKLGLEHITLVDPSNTCAQLHQQGRGQMLVAAHLGNLEVCRALAELGEQVTMNVLVHTKHAEQFNRLLGEAGSSHLRLIQVSELDAAIMLQLSERLERGEWLAIAGDRVPLKGSRKVSVDFLGKPAAFPQGPWLLAGLLQCPVNLIHCLKIDKRYQVIIEPFAERLRWKRNERDEVIRHWTQRYADQLAQRCLDAPLQWFNFYPFWNKDDDTSA, from the coding sequence ATGAGCCAGCAGCACTGGGCCGGGCAGCGCGAGCGCGGCAGTTTTATCCTGATGAAATTCACCGCCTGGCTGGCGCGCCTGCTCGGTCGCCGGCTGATCAGCCCGCTGCTGTACCTGATCGTGCTGTATTTCTACCTGTTCGGCGGCAAGGCGCGGCGCAGCATCCAGCAGTACCAACGCAACCTGGCCACCTGGAGCGGTCGCGCCGAGTTGCACCCCAGTCGCCGCTCAGTATTTCGTCATTTCATGAGTTTCGCCGACACCCTGCTCGACAAGCTCGACGTGTGGAACGGCAAGCTCGGCCTGGAACACATCACCCTGGTTGACCCGAGCAATACCTGCGCCCAGCTGCACCAGCAAGGCCGTGGACAAATGCTGGTGGCCGCGCACCTGGGCAACCTGGAAGTCTGCCGCGCCCTCGCCGAGCTCGGCGAGCAAGTGACCATGAATGTGCTGGTGCACACCAAGCATGCTGAACAGTTCAACCGCCTGCTCGGCGAGGCTGGTTCTAGCCACTTGCGCCTGATCCAGGTCAGCGAACTGGACGCGGCAATCATGCTGCAATTGTCCGAGCGCCTGGAGCGTGGCGAGTGGCTGGCGATTGCCGGCGACCGCGTGCCGCTCAAGGGCAGCCGCAAGGTCAGCGTGGACTTTCTCGGCAAGCCCGCGGCCTTCCCGCAAGGCCCGTGGTTGCTGGCTGGGCTGCTGCAATGCCCGGTCAACCTGATTCACTGCCTGAAGATCGACAAACGCTATCAGGTGATCATCGAACCCTTCGCCGAGCGCCTGCGCTGGAAGCGCAACGAACGTGATGAGGTGATCCGCCACTGGACCCAACGCTACGCCGACCAGCTCGCGCAACGCTGCCTGGATGCGCCTCTGCAATGGTTCAATTTCTACCCGTTCTGGAATAAAGATGACGACACATCAGCCTGA
- a CDS encoding histidine ammonia-lyase: protein MTTHQPDPIVFGERPLSIEQVVALASRSAPAQLQSDAVYREKIAKGARFLDSLLDKEGVIYGVTTGYGDSCVVAVPLHQVEALPRHLYTFHGCGLGKLLDEPATRAVLAARLQSLCQGVSGVRVELLERLQAFLEFDVLPLIPEEGSVGASGDLTPLSYVAATLSGEREVMFKGERRSAADVHAELDWTPLTLRPKEALALMNGTAVMTALACQAYSRADYLLKLATRITALNVVALEGNPEHFDERLFAAKPHPGQMQVAAWLRQDLAIDAPTAPLHRLQDRYSLRCAPHVLGVLADSLGLLRQFIEIELNSANDNPLIDAEAERVLHGGHFYGGHIAFAMDSLKNLVGNVADLLDRQLALLVDTRYNHGLPSNLSGAPSVSAMINHGFKAVQIGTSAWTAEALKNTMPASVFSRSTECHNQDKVSMGTIAARDALRSLELTEQVAAATLLAANQGVWLRQRDGKIDIPAPVAAMREQLAVDFHPVIEDRALEAELRLCLARIREQHWSLYA from the coding sequence ATGACGACACATCAGCCTGATCCCATCGTGTTTGGCGAGCGCCCCTTGAGCATCGAACAGGTTGTCGCCCTGGCCAGCCGCAGCGCCCCGGCGCAGTTGCAAAGCGATGCCGTCTACCGTGAAAAAATCGCCAAGGGCGCGCGCTTTCTCGACAGCCTGTTGGATAAGGAAGGCGTGATCTACGGCGTCACCACCGGCTACGGCGACTCCTGCGTGGTGGCCGTGCCACTGCATCAGGTCGAAGCGCTGCCGCGCCACCTTTACACCTTCCACGGCTGCGGCCTGGGCAAGCTACTCGATGAGCCGGCCACCCGCGCGGTACTCGCTGCACGCTTGCAGTCGCTGTGTCAGGGCGTATCCGGGGTGCGTGTGGAATTGCTCGAACGCCTGCAGGCCTTTCTCGAATTTGATGTGCTGCCGTTGATTCCGGAAGAAGGCTCGGTCGGCGCCAGCGGTGACCTCACCCCGCTATCCTACGTGGCCGCCACCCTCAGTGGTGAGCGCGAAGTAATGTTCAAAGGTGAGCGCCGCAGCGCTGCCGACGTGCACGCCGAACTGGACTGGACGCCACTCACCTTGCGCCCGAAAGAAGCGCTGGCGCTGATGAACGGCACGGCGGTAATGACCGCCCTGGCCTGCCAGGCTTATTCGCGCGCCGACTACCTGCTCAAGCTGGCCACGCGCATCACCGCGCTTAACGTGGTGGCGCTGGAAGGCAACCCGGAGCACTTCGACGAGCGCCTGTTCGCCGCCAAACCGCATCCGGGGCAGATGCAAGTCGCCGCCTGGTTGCGTCAGGACCTGGCCATCGACGCACCGACCGCGCCGTTGCACCGCCTGCAGGACCGCTACTCGCTGCGCTGCGCACCGCATGTACTCGGTGTGCTGGCCGACAGCCTGGGCCTGCTGCGCCAATTTATCGAGATCGAGCTGAACAGCGCCAACGACAACCCGCTGATCGACGCCGAAGCCGAACGCGTGCTGCACGGTGGGCACTTCTACGGCGGGCATATCGCCTTCGCCATGGACAGCCTGAAGAACCTGGTGGGTAACGTCGCCGACCTGCTCGACCGCCAGCTCGCCCTGCTGGTCGACACGCGCTACAACCATGGCCTGCCGAGCAACCTGTCCGGCGCGCCGAGCGTCAGCGCGATGATCAACCACGGCTTCAAAGCGGTGCAGATCGGCACCAGCGCCTGGACCGCCGAAGCGCTGAAAAACACCATGCCGGCCAGCGTGTTCTCGCGCTCCACCGAGTGCCATAACCAGGACAAGGTGAGCATGGGTACCATCGCCGCCCGCGACGCCCTGCGCAGCCTGGAGCTGACCGAACAGGTCGCCGCCGCCACCCTGCTGGCCGCTAACCAGGGCGTATGGCTGCGTCAGCGCGACGGCAAAATCGACATCCCCGCCCCAGTGGCCGCCATGCGCGAGCAACTGGCCGTGGACTTCCACCCGGTCATCGAAGACCGCGCCCTGGAAGCCGAGCTGCGCCTGTGCCTGGCGCGCATCCGTGAGCAACACTGGAGCCTCTATGCGTAG
- a CDS encoding glycosyltransferase family 2 protein, with amino-acid sequence MHKPCAVIPVYNHEHALPLVVDALRDAGLPCVLVDDASSPACAAVIDQLAEQPDTYLLRLAVNQGKGGAVMAGLREAARLGFSHALQVDADGQHDLNDLGAFLAASRAAPAALICGYPQYDASVPKGRLYARYLTHVWVWINTLSLSIRDSMCGFRVYPLPATLALIDSVNIGKRMDFDTEVLVRLAWRNQPMHWLPTKVHYPLDGLSHFRLWHDNVLISKMHSKLFFGMLLRAPQLLWHRWRG; translated from the coding sequence GTAATCCCGGTGTACAACCACGAACACGCTCTGCCGCTGGTGGTCGATGCCCTGCGTGATGCCGGCCTGCCCTGCGTACTGGTGGATGACGCGTCAAGCCCGGCCTGCGCGGCGGTGATCGATCAGCTGGCTGAGCAGCCTGACACCTATCTGCTGCGCCTTGCGGTCAATCAGGGCAAAGGCGGCGCGGTGATGGCCGGCCTGCGTGAGGCGGCGCGCCTGGGCTTTAGCCATGCCTTACAAGTAGATGCCGACGGCCAGCATGATCTGAATGATCTCGGCGCTTTTCTCGCCGCGTCCCGAGCCGCACCCGCGGCGCTGATCTGTGGCTACCCGCAATACGACGCGAGCGTGCCGAAAGGCCGTCTCTACGCACGCTACCTGACCCATGTGTGGGTGTGGATCAACACCCTGTCGCTGAGTATCCGCGACTCCATGTGCGGCTTTCGCGTCTACCCGCTGCCGGCCACCCTGGCGCTGATCGACTCGGTGAACATCGGCAAGCGCATGGACTTCGACACCGAGGTGCTGGTGCGCCTGGCCTGGCGCAATCAGCCCATGCATTGGTTGCCAACCAAGGTGCATTACCCGCTGGACGGCCTTTCACACTTCCGCCTGTGGCACGACAACGTTTTGATCTCGAAAATGCACAGCAAACTGTTCTTCGGCATGCTCCTGCGCGCCCCGCAGCTCCTCTGGCACAGGTGGCGCGGATGA
- a CDS encoding outer membrane lipoprotein carrier protein LolA, producing MFLLLLTTHAHAFDLEQLSAQLAKPAVVRGPLIQEKHLRALPQPLTSRGQFVLSRDLGLLWQLQSPLQQDYRIDNQGIAKRTANGWQQQPGQDVAAQQSRLFLAVLKGDHSGLARDFELQLSGSAEAWQLQLIPNSLLLKQIFSRIQIEGGALVQRIELHETQGDHSVLRLPDSQAGTALNEQEQRDFAQ from the coding sequence CTGTTCCTGCTGCTCTTAACCACCCACGCCCACGCTTTTGACCTCGAGCAACTCAGCGCCCAGCTGGCCAAGCCTGCGGTAGTGCGCGGCCCGTTGATTCAGGAAAAACACCTGCGCGCCCTGCCGCAGCCTCTGACCAGTCGTGGCCAGTTCGTCCTCAGTCGCGACCTCGGCCTGCTCTGGCAGCTGCAAAGCCCGCTGCAGCAGGATTACCGCATCGATAATCAGGGCATTGCCAAGCGCACGGCCAATGGTTGGCAACAGCAGCCCGGCCAGGATGTTGCCGCCCAGCAAAGCCGGCTGTTCCTCGCCGTGCTCAAGGGTGACCACAGCGGCCTGGCCCGCGACTTCGAATTGCAGCTGAGCGGCAGCGCCGAGGCCTGGCAACTACAGCTGATACCAAACTCACTGTTGCTGAAACAGATTTTCAGCCGCATCCAGATCGAAGGTGGTGCGCTGGTGCAACGCATCGAGCTGCATGAAACCCAGGGCGACCACAGCGTTTTGCGCCTGCCTGACAGCCAGGCCGGAACTGCGCTGAACGAACAGGAGCAGCGCGACTTTGCCCAGTGA
- a CDS encoding acyl-CoA thioesterase — MRSKGVLQAEIELQVPFFDVDMMEVVWHGHYVKYFEEARCALLDKLGHNYRQMRDAGYAWPVIDLQVRYIRGAQFGQRITVRADLVEWENRLKINYLILDAATGERITRGSSVQVAVEIATREMQFASPKVLLDAVAKVLA, encoded by the coding sequence ATGCGTAGCAAGGGTGTGCTGCAGGCCGAGATCGAACTACAGGTGCCGTTCTTCGACGTCGACATGATGGAAGTGGTCTGGCACGGCCACTACGTCAAATACTTCGAAGAGGCGCGCTGCGCCCTGCTCGACAAGCTTGGCCACAACTACCGGCAGATGCGCGACGCTGGCTACGCCTGGCCGGTGATCGACCTGCAGGTGCGCTATATCCGTGGCGCGCAGTTCGGCCAACGGATCACCGTGCGCGCCGATCTGGTGGAGTGGGAAAACCGCCTGAAGATCAACTACCTGATCTTGGACGCCGCCACCGGCGAGCGCATAACCCGCGGCAGCAGCGTGCAAGTGGCGGTGGAAATCGCCACCCGCGAGATGCAATTTGCTTCGCCCAAGGTGCTGCTCGACGCCGTTGCGAAGGTGTTGGCGTGA
- a CDS encoding NAD(P)/FAD-dependent oxidoreductase has product MKSLEVEQRQVVVIGAGPSGAIAGALLKRKGHDVLVLERQRFPRFSIGESLLSHCLDFVEEAGMLDAVHAAGFQTKHGAAFGWGERYSEFDFRDTFTKGQGSTYQVVRADFDKLLADQAELQGVDIRYEEEIFAADFSGDCPRLSVRRLADGHEYLVECAFVLDGSGYGRVLPRLLDLDMPSSFPVRQAVFTHVEDRSEGTGFDREKILITTHPTLRDVWFWTIPFSNGRCSVGVVADASRYSGRPQDLDACLKQFIEETPSLHNVLKNAVWDTPARTIGGYSANVKTLHGPGFALLGNAAEFLDPVFSSGVTIAMRSASMAAGILHRQLSGEAVDWETEFAIPLKRGVDTFRAYVEGWYDGSFQDVIYFEKAQPEIRRMISSILAGYAWDQSNPYVAEPKRRLRVLAELCARTE; this is encoded by the coding sequence ATGAAGTCTCTTGAAGTCGAACAACGCCAAGTCGTGGTGATCGGTGCCGGCCCGTCCGGGGCGATTGCTGGCGCGCTGCTCAAGCGTAAGGGGCATGACGTGCTGGTGCTCGAGCGACAACGCTTCCCGCGCTTTTCGATTGGCGAGAGCTTGCTGTCGCACTGCCTGGACTTCGTCGAAGAGGCCGGGATGCTCGACGCGGTCCATGCAGCGGGCTTTCAGACCAAGCATGGCGCAGCCTTCGGCTGGGGCGAGCGCTACAGCGAGTTCGATTTTCGCGACACCTTTACCAAAGGCCAAGGCTCGACCTATCAGGTAGTGCGCGCCGACTTCGACAAACTGCTGGCCGACCAAGCCGAGTTGCAGGGCGTGGACATTCGCTATGAAGAAGAAATTTTCGCCGCCGATTTCAGTGGCGACTGCCCGCGCCTGAGCGTTCGGCGTTTGGCCGACGGCCATGAGTACCTGGTCGAATGCGCCTTCGTCCTCGACGGCAGCGGTTATGGCCGCGTGCTGCCGCGCTTGCTCGACCTCGACATGCCGTCCAGCTTCCCGGTGCGCCAGGCGGTATTCACCCACGTCGAAGACCGCAGCGAAGGCACGGGGTTTGACCGCGAGAAGATCCTCATCACCACCCACCCCACCTTGCGCGATGTGTGGTTCTGGACCATTCCGTTCAGTAACGGGCGCTGCTCAGTCGGCGTCGTCGCCGACGCCAGCCGCTATAGCGGTCGTCCGCAGGATCTGGACGCCTGCCTCAAGCAGTTCATCGAAGAAACCCCCAGCCTGCACAATGTGCTGAAAAACGCCGTGTGGGACACCCCGGCACGGACCATCGGCGGCTACTCAGCCAACGTCAAAACCCTGCACGGTCCAGGCTTTGCCCTGCTGGGTAATGCCGCCGAGTTTCTCGACCCGGTGTTCAGCTCCGGGGTGACCATTGCCATGCGTTCGGCGAGCATGGCCGCTGGCATCCTGCACCGCCAGCTAAGCGGCGAGGCGGTCGACTGGGAGACTGAGTTTGCCATCCCGCTGAAGCGCGGCGTCGACACCTTCCGTGCGTACGTCGAGGGCTGGTATGACGGCAGCTTCCAGGACGTGATCTATTTCGAGAAAGCCCAGCCGGAGATCCGCCGAATGATCAGCTCGATCCTCGCCGGCTACGCCTGGGACCAGAGCAACCCCTACGTCGCCGAACCCAAGCGGCGCCTGCGAGTGCTTGCTGAGCTCTGCGCCAGAACTGAATAA